In Nymphaea colorata isolate Beijing-Zhang1983 chromosome 3, ASM883128v2, whole genome shotgun sequence, a genomic segment contains:
- the LOC116251515 gene encoding uncharacterized protein LOC116251515 isoform X2 gives MSIGFPRLSWWPWGRKEQDSSVPSVSSSAASSSSSELDFLELDSLNFQATRGARLASTSGKVKRKWHSRKERKGFDREHDMVMVPPDGGCMSGSESDGSDWSIGWLEPHAPEFQNDDEQDNSFAVLVPCYGRPVGDSSAVRAENRLLGALLSGFNNGYSAVNCLFPWPLDALYQSLVICRTVGCTFSRHLM, from the exons atgtccaTCGGTTTCCCTCGTCTCTCTTGGTGGCCATGGGGCAGAAAGGAGCAGGACTCGTCGGTTCCGTCTGTCTCCTCGTCGGCGGCTTCGTCTTCGTCATCCGAGTTGGACTTCCTGGAGCTTGATTCCCTGAATTTCCAGGCAACAAGGGGAGCGAGATTGGCATCCACGTCGGGGAAGGTGAAGCGGAAGTGGCACAGCCGGAAGGAGCGGAAAGGGTTCGACAGGGAGCACGACATGGTTATGGTGCCACCCGACGGGGGATGCATGTCTGGCTCCGAGTCGGACGGCTCAGATTGGTCGATCGGTTGGTTGGAGCCCCATGCACCCGAATTTCAGAATGACGATGAGCAGGACAACAGTTTTGCTGTGTTGGTGCCGTGCTACGGCCGGCCAGTCGGCGACTCATCCGCGGTGAGGGCGGAGAACCGGCTCCTAGGAGCTCTCCTTTCCGGTTTCAACAACGGGTATTCTGCAG TGAATTGTCTCTTTCCATGGCCATTAGATGCCTTGTACCAGTCTTTGGTAATCTGTAGAACTGTTGGCTGTACTTTTAGTCGCCATTTGATGTAA
- the LOC116251515 gene encoding uncharacterized protein LOC116251515 isoform X4 has protein sequence MSIGFPRLSWWPWGRKEQDSSVPSVSSSAASSSSSELDFLELDSLNFQATRGARLASTSGKVKRKWHSRKERKGFDREHDMVMVPPDGGCMSGSESDGSDWSIGWLEPHAPEFQNDDEQDNSFAVLVPCYGRPVGDSSAVRAENRLLGALLSGFNNGYSADSKRHMEKWLSSLQEQQGFQVGR, from the exons atgtccaTCGGTTTCCCTCGTCTCTCTTGGTGGCCATGGGGCAGAAAGGAGCAGGACTCGTCGGTTCCGTCTGTCTCCTCGTCGGCGGCTTCGTCTTCGTCATCCGAGTTGGACTTCCTGGAGCTTGATTCCCTGAATTTCCAGGCAACAAGGGGAGCGAGATTGGCATCCACGTCGGGGAAGGTGAAGCGGAAGTGGCACAGCCGGAAGGAGCGGAAAGGGTTCGACAGGGAGCACGACATGGTTATGGTGCCACCCGACGGGGGATGCATGTCTGGCTCCGAGTCGGACGGCTCAGATTGGTCGATCGGTTGGTTGGAGCCCCATGCACCCGAATTTCAGAATGACGATGAGCAGGACAACAGTTTTGCTGTGTTGGTGCCGTGCTACGGCCGGCCAGTCGGCGACTCATCCGCGGTGAGGGCGGAGAACCGGCTCCTAGGAGCTCTCCTTTCCGGTTTCAACAACGGGTATTCTGCAG ATAGCAAGAGACACATGGAGAAATGGCTATCCTCTCTGCAGGAACAGCagggttttcaagttggcaGGTGA
- the LOC116251515 gene encoding uncharacterized protein LOC116251515 isoform X3 encodes MSIGFPRLSWWPWGRKEQDSSVPSVSSSAASSSSSELDFLELDSLNFQATRGARLASTSGKVKRKWHSRKERKGFDREHDMVMVPPDGGCMSGSESDGSDWSIGWLEPHAPEFQNDDEQDNSFAVLVPCYGRPVGDSSAVRAENRLLGALLSGFNNGYSADSKRHMEKWLSSLQEQQGFQVGR; translated from the exons atgtccaTCGGTTTCCCTCGTCTCTCTTGGTGGCCATGGGGCAGAAAGGAGCAGGACTCGTCGGTTCCGTCTGTCTCCTCGTCGGCGGCTTCGTCTTCGTCATCCGAGTTGGACTTCCTGGAGCTTGATTCCCTGAATTTCCAGGCAACAAGGGGAGCGAGATTGGCATCCACGTCGGGGAAGGTGAAGCGGAAGTGGCACAGCCGGAAGGAGCGGAAAGGGTTCGACAGGGAGCACGACATGGTTATGGTGCCACCCGACGGGGGATGCATGTCTGGCTCCGAGTCGGACGGCTCAGATTGGTCGATCGGTTGGTTGGAGCCCCATGCACCCGAATTTCAGAATGACGATGAGCAGGACAACAGTTTTGCTGTGTTGGTGCCGTGCTACGGCCGGCCAGTCGGCGACTCATCCGCGGTGAGGGCGGAGAACCGGCTCCTAGGAGCTCTCCTTTCCGGTTTCAACAACGGGTATTCTGCAG ATAGCAAGAGACACATGGAGAAGTGGCTATCCTCTCTGCAGGAACAGCagggttttcaagttggcaG GTGA